In Halorientalis sp. LT38, a genomic segment contains:
- a CDS encoding ROK family protein: MYAGVDLGATNLRAVVTDVEGRVLGRDRRGTPQNEGGIAVTEAVLDSLRAACQAAGTTTTRINAVGIGSIGPLDTAAGAVENPVNVDGADRIPLVGPVQNLVDSDAVYLHNDANAGVLAERFYADRAPDDMVYLTISSGIGAGVCVDGNLLSGWDGNAGEIGHVALDSNGPVTCGCGGTGHWEAFCSGENLPEYARVLHEREDVATDLPLDDPELDAPDVFDAAGADPLADLVLDRMAHWNSHGIATIVHAYAPITISVGGAVALNNPELVLDPVRERLPDLVVSNVPEIRLTEYGDEIVVKGAVASAMTGGTGDRGRIRR; the protein is encoded by the coding sequence ATGTACGCGGGAGTCGACCTCGGGGCGACGAACCTCCGTGCCGTCGTGACCGACGTCGAGGGCCGGGTCCTCGGCCGGGATCGGCGGGGAACGCCACAGAACGAGGGCGGCATCGCGGTCACCGAGGCCGTCCTCGACTCGCTCCGGGCGGCCTGCCAGGCGGCGGGGACGACGACCACCCGGATCAACGCCGTCGGCATCGGCTCGATCGGCCCGCTCGACACCGCCGCCGGCGCCGTCGAGAACCCGGTAAACGTCGACGGCGCCGACCGCATCCCGCTGGTCGGCCCCGTGCAGAACCTCGTCGACAGCGACGCGGTCTACCTCCACAACGACGCCAACGCGGGCGTGCTCGCCGAGCGGTTCTACGCCGACCGCGCCCCAGACGACATGGTCTACCTGACGATCTCCTCGGGCATCGGCGCCGGCGTCTGCGTCGACGGCAACCTCCTCTCGGGCTGGGACGGCAACGCCGGCGAGATCGGGCACGTCGCGCTCGACTCGAACGGCCCCGTGACCTGCGGCTGCGGCGGGACCGGCCACTGGGAGGCCTTCTGCTCCGGCGAGAACCTCCCCGAGTACGCCCGCGTCCTCCACGAGCGCGAGGACGTGGCGACCGACCTCCCGCTCGACGACCCGGAGTTAGACGCCCCAGACGTGTTCGACGCGGCCGGCGCAGACCCGCTGGCCGACCTGGTGCTCGATCGGATGGCCCACTGGAACAGCCACGGGATCGCGACGATCGTCCACGCATATGCCCCCATCACCATCTCCGTCGGGGGTGCCGTGGCGCTCAACAACCCCGAACTCGTCCTCGATCCCGTCCGCGAGCGATTGCCCGACCTGGTCGTCTCGAACGTCCCCGAGATCCGGTTGACCGAGTACGGTGACGAGATCGTGGTGAAAGGGGCAGTTGCGAGTGCGATGACTGGTGGCACCGGTGACCGGGGGCGAATCCGCAGGTAA
- the glpK gene encoding glycerol kinase GlpK: MGDSYVGAIDQGTTGTRFMVFDHGGQVVADAYERHEQIYPEPGWVEHDPVEIWETTKRVIAAALEEAGLDATQLAALGITNQRETTLVWDAATGDPIHNAIVWQDRRTTDRVEQLEREGKVEWIREKTGLEADAYFSATKIEWLLDEADPIKMERTRPADVRDRAEAGELLFGTIDSWLIYNLTGNHVTDVTNASRTMLYDIHEMAWDDDLLDEFSVPEAVLPEVRPSSDEALYGTTDPDGFLGAEVPVAGALGDQQAALFGQTCFDAGDAKNTYGTGSFFLLNTGTEAVESDHGLLTTVGFQRSGEPVRYALEGSIFVTGAAIEWLEDVDLIEDPTETAELARSVDGTDGVYVVPAFTGLGAPHWDGRARGTIVGMTRGTRREHIVRATLEAIAYQTRDVAEAMEADAGVEIGSLKVDGGAVKNNFLCQLQADIVGTDIVRPEVDETTALGAAYAAGLAVGYWDSLEELRANWHVDAAFEPEMDPDRADARHDRWLDAVECAKGWARDGVD, translated from the coding sequence ATGGGAGACAGCTACGTCGGGGCGATCGACCAGGGGACGACCGGGACCCGCTTCATGGTCTTCGACCACGGGGGACAGGTGGTCGCCGACGCCTACGAGCGACACGAACAGATCTACCCCGAACCCGGCTGGGTCGAGCACGACCCCGTCGAGATCTGGGAGACCACGAAGCGAGTCATCGCCGCCGCGCTCGAGGAGGCCGGCCTGGACGCGACCCAGCTGGCCGCGCTGGGAATCACCAACCAGCGCGAGACCACGCTCGTCTGGGACGCTGCAACGGGCGATCCGATCCACAACGCCATCGTCTGGCAGGACCGCCGGACGACCGACCGCGTCGAGCAACTGGAACGAGAGGGGAAAGTCGAGTGGATCCGGGAGAAAACAGGGCTAGAGGCCGACGCCTACTTCTCGGCCACGAAGATCGAGTGGTTGCTGGACGAGGCCGATCCGATCAAGATGGAGCGGACGCGGCCGGCGGACGTGCGCGACCGCGCGGAGGCGGGCGAACTCCTGTTCGGGACGATCGATAGCTGGTTGATCTACAACCTCACGGGAAACCACGTCACCGACGTCACCAACGCCTCGCGGACGATGCTGTACGACATTCACGAGATGGCGTGGGACGACGACCTCCTCGACGAGTTCTCGGTCCCCGAGGCCGTGCTGCCAGAGGTCCGACCGTCCTCGGACGAGGCGCTGTACGGGACCACCGACCCCGACGGCTTCCTCGGCGCCGAGGTGCCCGTCGCCGGCGCGCTCGGCGACCAGCAGGCCGCGCTGTTCGGCCAGACCTGCTTCGACGCCGGCGACGCGAAGAACACCTACGGCACCGGTTCGTTCTTCCTGCTGAACACCGGCACCGAGGCCGTCGAGAGCGACCACGGCCTGCTGACGACGGTCGGCTTCCAGCGCTCGGGCGAACCGGTCCGCTACGCGCTGGAGGGCTCGATCTTCGTCACCGGCGCGGCCATCGAGTGGCTCGAAGACGTCGACCTGATCGAGGACCCCACCGAGACCGCTGAACTCGCGCGGTCGGTCGACGGCACCGACGGCGTCTACGTCGTCCCGGCGTTCACCGGCCTCGGCGCGCCCCACTGGGACGGGCGCGCCCGCGGGACCATCGTGGGGATGACCCGGGGCACCCGCCGCGAGCACATCGTCCGCGCGACGCTAGAGGCCATCGCCTACCAGACCCGCGACGTGGCCGAGGCCATGGAGGCCGACGCCGGCGTCGAGATCGGGAGTCTGAAAGTCGACGGCGGCGCGGTCAAGAACAACTTCCTCTGTCAGCTGCAGGCCGACATCGTCGGGACCGACATCGTCCGGCCGGAAGTCGACGAGACCACGGCGCTGGGCGCGGCGTACGCGGCCGGCCTCGCCGTCGGCTACTGGGACTCCCTCGAGGAACTGCGCGCCAACTGGCACGTCGACGCCGCCTTCGAACCGGAGATGGACCCGGACCGCGCGGACGCCCGCCACGACCGCTGGCTGGACGCCGTCGAGTGCGCGAAGGGGTGGGCGCGCGACGGCGTAGACTGA
- the glpA gene encoding anaerobic glycerol-3-phosphate dehydrogenase subunit GlpA has protein sequence MAATPTVLVIGGGSTGCGIARDLAMRGLDVTLVEQGNLTHGTTGRMHGLLHSGARYAVADQSSARECIAEMRILEDVASHCVEETGGLFVERPEDDEDYFERKLRGCDECDIPAEVLTGREAREREPYLAEDVEKAIAVPDGAVDPFRLCVANAASARNRGARIETHARVTDLIVEAGEVVGAEVEHESGPGKRTHASPGTTERIEADHVVNATGAWAGRIGELAGVDVAVRPSKGVMTVMNVRQVDTVINRCRPKGDADIVVPHETTCILGTTDEEVEDPGDYPEKQWEVDLLIDQLAELLPVLRDARTIRSYWGVRPLYEPPEAGTEDPTDVTRDFFLLDHADRDARPGLTTVVGGKFTTYRLMAEAVSDHVCERLGVSAPCRTADVPLPGSRDERVLDEAMDDFGLTSPVARRSKQRLGDRSAEVLDTEDPNPVVCSCEGVTRAEVQDAVAESGTDLNAVRIRTRASMGNCQGGFCAHAMAQELHPEYDPERAAAALDDLYQERWKGQRHALWGEQLSQAMLTYALHATTMNRGRTVRDDDVDFDAFDGGATGGD, from the coding sequence ATGGCGGCAACTCCGACGGTGCTGGTGATCGGGGGCGGCTCGACGGGCTGTGGCATCGCCCGCGACCTGGCGATGCGCGGCCTCGACGTCACGCTCGTCGAGCAGGGCAACCTCACCCACGGAACGACCGGGCGCATGCACGGCCTGCTCCACAGCGGCGCGCGCTACGCCGTGGCCGACCAGTCGAGCGCCCGCGAGTGCATCGCCGAGATGCGGATCCTCGAAGACGTGGCCAGCCACTGCGTCGAGGAGACCGGCGGCCTGTTCGTCGAGCGTCCGGAGGACGACGAAGACTACTTCGAGCGGAAACTGCGGGGCTGCGACGAGTGCGACATCCCAGCCGAGGTCCTCACCGGCCGAGAGGCCCGCGAACGCGAGCCCTACCTCGCCGAGGACGTCGAGAAGGCCATCGCGGTGCCGGACGGGGCGGTCGACCCGTTCCGGCTCTGCGTGGCGAACGCGGCGAGCGCCCGGAACCGCGGCGCGCGGATCGAGACCCACGCTCGGGTCACCGACCTCATCGTCGAGGCCGGCGAGGTCGTCGGCGCGGAGGTCGAACACGAGAGCGGGCCCGGGAAGCGAACCCACGCCAGTCCGGGCACCACGGAGCGCATCGAGGCCGATCACGTCGTCAACGCGACCGGTGCGTGGGCCGGCCGGATCGGCGAACTGGCCGGCGTCGACGTCGCCGTCCGGCCCTCGAAGGGCGTCATGACCGTGATGAACGTCCGGCAGGTCGACACGGTGATCAACCGCTGTCGGCCCAAGGGCGACGCCGACATCGTCGTGCCCCACGAGACCACGTGCATTCTGGGCACGACCGACGAGGAGGTCGAGGACCCCGGGGACTACCCCGAAAAACAGTGGGAGGTCGACCTGCTGATCGACCAGCTCGCGGAACTGCTCCCGGTTCTCCGGGACGCCAGAACGATCCGCTCCTACTGGGGCGTGCGCCCGCTGTACGAACCGCCGGAGGCCGGAACCGAGGACCCCACCGACGTCACGCGCGACTTCTTCCTCCTGGACCACGCCGACCGGGACGCGCGACCCGGACTCACGACCGTCGTCGGCGGGAAGTTCACGACCTATCGGCTGATGGCCGAGGCGGTCAGCGACCACGTCTGCGAGCGCCTGGGCGTCTCGGCGCCCTGCCGGACCGCCGACGTTCCACTTCCCGGGAGCCGGGACGAGCGCGTCCTGGACGAGGCGATGGACGACTTCGGGCTCACCTCGCCGGTCGCCCGCCGGAGCAAGCAACGACTGGGCGACCGGTCCGCCGAGGTGCTCGATACCGAGGATCCCAACCCCGTGGTCTGTTCCTGCGAGGGGGTCACCCGCGCGGAAGTGCAGGACGCCGTCGCCGAATCCGGGACGGACCTGAACGCCGTCCGGATCAGGACCCGGGCGTCGATGGGCAACTGCCAGGGCGGCTTCTGCGCGCACGCGATGGCCCAGGAACTGCATCCCGAGTACGACCCCGAGCGGGCCGCGGCCGCGCTGGACGACCTCTACCAGGAGCGCTGGAAAGGCCAGCGCCACGCGCTCTGGGGTGAACAGCTCTCGCAGGCGATGCTCACCTACGCGCTGCACGCGACGACGATGAACCGGGGTCGAACTGTGCGGGACGACGACGTCGACTTCGACGCCTTCGACGGAGGTGCCACGGGTGGCGATTGA
- the glpB gene encoding glycerol-3-phosphate dehydrogenase subunit GlpB: MAIEQEVLVIGGGLAGATAAIAAARTGADVRLVSAKQPTLRHASGLIDVLGYTPDGEGPLAEPFEHFADLPEGHPYERVGRDAVEAGLAMFDDICGDSYEGKRTDRNALVPTFGGRLKPTARYSASAAEGLASDTRDMLLVGFERLVGFDAPLAAARLNAADPPFEARGVTVEFSADLTAEPKVTRFAHLLDRDESTDAGRPVRSALADRVVAHLDGEARVGFPAVLGDDHPNAVRDELADRLGAAVFEVPMGPPSLPGLRLEDRLYDALDAAGVRIETGNPVMGFAGDDRIESVTVDRNGASVPYAAEQFVLATGGLVGKGIDSDRDGVAEPIFDCHVPHPPDRYDWFDDDAFGDHRFARFGVDPDRDLRPLDASGTPEFENLRAAGSVLGNYDFAAEKSGSGVSLATGVRAGRLAGEHT, encoded by the coding sequence GTGGCGATTGAACAGGAGGTCCTGGTGATCGGCGGCGGACTCGCGGGAGCGACCGCGGCCATCGCGGCCGCCCGGACGGGTGCGGACGTCCGCCTGGTGTCGGCCAAACAGCCCACCCTCCGCCACGCCAGCGGGCTGATCGACGTGCTCGGCTACACCCCCGATGGCGAAGGCCCGCTGGCCGAGCCGTTCGAGCACTTCGCCGACCTCCCCGAAGGCCACCCCTACGAGCGCGTGGGCCGGGACGCCGTCGAGGCCGGACTGGCGATGTTCGACGACATTTGCGGTGATTCCTACGAGGGAAAGAGGACCGATCGGAACGCGCTGGTCCCGACCTTCGGGGGTCGGCTCAAGCCGACGGCGCGGTACTCGGCGAGCGCGGCCGAGGGGTTGGCCAGCGACACCCGCGACATGCTGCTGGTGGGCTTCGAGCGACTGGTGGGGTTCGACGCGCCGCTGGCGGCCGCGCGCTTGAACGCCGCGGACCCCCCCTTCGAGGCCCGCGGCGTGACCGTCGAGTTCTCGGCCGACCTGACCGCGGAGCCGAAGGTGACGCGATTCGCGCACCTCCTCGACCGCGACGAATCGACTGACGCCGGTCGGCCGGTCCGCAGCGCGCTCGCCGACCGCGTCGTTGCCCATCTGGACGGGGAAGCCAGAGTGGGATTCCCGGCGGTTCTCGGCGACGATCACCCGAATGCGGTGCGAGACGAACTGGCCGACCGTCTGGGCGCGGCCGTGTTCGAGGTCCCGATGGGACCGCCGAGCCTCCCCGGCCTGCGGCTCGAAGACCGGCTCTACGACGCGCTGGACGCGGCCGGCGTTCGCATCGAGACGGGGAACCCGGTGATGGGATTCGCGGGCGACGACCGGATCGAGTCGGTCACCGTTGATCGGAACGGCGCCAGCGTCCCCTACGCGGCCGAGCAGTTCGTCCTGGCGACCGGCGGCCTGGTCGGAAAGGGGATCGATTCGGACCGGGACGGCGTCGCGGAACCGATCTTCGACTGTCACGTCCCCCACCCGCCCGACCGTTACGACTGGTTCGACGACGACGCGTTCGGCGACCATCGGTTCGCGCGCTTCGGCGTCGACCCCGACCGCGATTTGCGGCCGCTGGACGCGTCCGGCACTCCCGAGTTCGAGAACCTCCGGGCGGCGGGCTCAGTATTGGGAAACTACGACTTCGCGGCCGAGAAGTCCGGCAGCGGCGTCTCGCTGGCGACCGGCGTCCGCGCGGGCAGACTGGCAGGTGAACACACGTGA
- a CDS encoding anaerobic glycerol-3-phosphate dehydrogenase subunit C, protein MSDADTPDDGGVPGENGSGDEHAGDEFDPVQVFPEGDLDLRGGADSCYKCSTCDTNCPVAEVDDEFPGPKFQGPEQWRLKRKDDAEIDASVMDCSNCMRCDDACPADVPLSQMHNEARAEYVREGMSKLSVEYWRNRVLANYRTGAWLGSKVPRLTNALVGNSIVRTLGEKLFGLTAEREFPEFAEETFREWWERRGGAAASKERAREARAERGGAGIQSDEKRVAYFHGCYANYNTPEVAKALVSVFEHFGYEVAVPEQGCSGTPMFANGMLADARRDAETNVSSLSELVDGGYDVICSCTSCSMSLRQEYPELFSLDGIDDVAAHTFEALEYLRIHEDLRGALAEAEVEGDDLAYHAPCHARNQGLDRQAVELFRDLDGVAVEDVGDSCSGISGTYGWKAEKYDKSMAIGEEMFEEMADAEGETGLTECPTCAMQMEHGTGYEIRHPLEVLEDALVAD, encoded by the coding sequence GTGAGCGACGCTGACACTCCAGACGACGGCGGGGTACCGGGCGAGAACGGGAGCGGCGACGAGCACGCCGGCGACGAGTTCGATCCCGTGCAGGTGTTCCCCGAGGGGGACCTTGACCTCCGCGGCGGGGCCGACTCCTGTTACAAGTGCTCGACCTGCGATACGAACTGCCCGGTCGCGGAAGTGGACGACGAGTTCCCCGGGCCGAAGTTCCAGGGACCAGAGCAGTGGCGGCTCAAGCGCAAGGACGACGCCGAGATCGACGCCTCGGTCATGGACTGCTCGAATTGCATGCGCTGCGACGACGCCTGCCCGGCGGACGTCCCCCTCAGCCAGATGCACAACGAGGCTCGCGCAGAGTACGTTCGCGAGGGGATGAGCAAACTCTCGGTCGAGTACTGGCGCAACCGCGTGCTCGCGAACTACCGAACGGGCGCGTGGCTCGGGAGCAAGGTCCCCCGGCTGACGAATGCCCTCGTGGGCAATTCGATCGTGCGAACGCTCGGCGAGAAACTGTTCGGGCTCACCGCCGAACGGGAGTTCCCCGAGTTCGCCGAGGAGACCTTCCGGGAGTGGTGGGAGAGGCGAGGCGGCGCAGCCGCCTCGAAGGAGCGAGCGCGGGAGGCGCGAGCCGAGCGTGGCGGGGCAGGGATCCAATCGGACGAGAAGCGCGTCGCGTACTTCCACGGCTGCTACGCCAACTACAACACGCCCGAAGTGGCGAAGGCTCTGGTCTCCGTCTTCGAGCACTTCGGCTACGAGGTCGCGGTCCCCGAGCAGGGCTGTTCGGGGACGCCGATGTTCGCGAACGGCATGCTCGCCGACGCGCGGCGGGACGCGGAGACGAACGTGTCCTCGCTCTCCGAACTCGTCGACGGCGGGTACGACGTGATCTGTTCCTGTACCTCCTGCTCGATGTCGCTGCGCCAGGAGTACCCCGAACTGTTCTCCCTCGACGGTATCGACGACGTGGCGGCCCATACGTTCGAGGCCCTGGAGTACCTGCGGATCCACGAGGACCTCCGGGGGGCGCTCGCCGAAGCCGAAGTCGAAGGAGACGACCTGGCCTATCACGCGCCCTGCCACGCACGCAACCAGGGACTTGACCGGCAGGCAGTCGAACTGTTCCGGGACCTGGACGGCGTCGCCGTCGAAGACGTCGGCGACTCCTGTTCGGGCATCTCCGGCACCTACGGCTGGAAGGCCGAGAAGTACGACAAATCGATGGCCATCGGCGAGGAGATGTTCGAGGAGATGGCCGACGCCGAAGGGGAGACGGGCCTGACGGAGTGTCCGACCTGCGCGATGCAG